From Pseudomonadota bacterium, a single genomic window includes:
- a CDS encoding MaoC family dehydratase has translation MVQNVKQVGPNTFRETFGRYFEDFEVGHVYQHRPGRTISEVDNTWFTLLTMNQHPLHFDAEYAKASEFGKVLVNSAFTVSLVVGMSVSDVSQKAIANLGWKEIKLPAPVFVGDTLYAESEVLGKRESQSRPTAGIVTVRTWGKKSDGTVVCEFDRNMLIPKRGHGVEDKVEY, from the coding sequence ATGGTGCAGAACGTCAAGCAAGTCGGCCCCAATACATTTCGCGAAACCTTCGGCCGATATTTCGAGGATTTCGAAGTCGGGCACGTCTACCAGCACCGTCCCGGCCGCACCATCAGCGAAGTGGACAACACCTGGTTCACGCTGCTGACCATGAACCAGCACCCGCTGCATTTCGATGCCGAGTACGCCAAGGCCTCGGAATTCGGCAAGGTGCTGGTCAACAGCGCCTTCACCGTGTCGCTGGTGGTGGGTATGAGCGTCAGCGACGTGAGTCAGAAGGCGATCGCCAACCTCGGCTGGAAGGAAATCAAGCTGCCGGCGCCGGTATTCGTCGGCGACACGCTCTACGCCGAATCCGAAGTGCTGGGCAAACGCGAGTCGCAGTCACGCCCGACGGCCGGCATCGTCACGGTGCGTACCTGGGGCAAGAAGAGCGACGGCACGGTGGTGTGCGAGTTCGACCGCAACATGCTCATTCCGAAGCGTGGGCATGGGGTGGAGGACAAGGTGGAGTATTGA